The Cloacibacillus sp. genome window below encodes:
- a CDS encoding Maf family protein gives MIGKIILASGSPRRRELLAGLGWAFEVIPPQVDEKKFDGEPPAELVKRLAEEKASCVASRFPGNWVLGADTVVALDGRILGKPKCEEEAAAMIAELSGRMHSVFTGVALIAPDRRKLVRAEETCVTFRPLEKEDISAYIALGESMDKAGAYAIQERGTLLAERIDGCYFNVVGLPLFRVSRMFAEMGIGLSEQWRIYNDE, from the coding sequence ATGATCGGTAAGATCATACTGGCTTCCGGCAGCCCGCGGCGGCGCGAATTGCTCGCAGGCCTTGGCTGGGCTTTTGAGGTGATTCCGCCGCAGGTCGACGAAAAGAAGTTCGACGGCGAGCCGCCGGCGGAACTTGTAAAGCGCCTTGCCGAAGAGAAGGCCTCCTGCGTCGCCTCCCGGTTCCCTGGAAACTGGGTGCTTGGGGCCGATACGGTGGTAGCTCTCGATGGACGGATACTCGGCAAGCCGAAGTGCGAAGAGGAGGCTGCCGCGATGATCGCGGAGCTCTCCGGGCGTATGCATTCAGTCTTTACCGGCGTAGCGCTGATCGCCCCGGACAGGCGTAAACTTGTACGCGCCGAAGAGACGTGCGTCACCTTCCGGCCGCTGGAAAAAGAAGATATCTCGGCCTATATCGCGCTTGGAGAGAGTATGGACAAGGCGGGAGCCTATGCGATCCAGGAGAGGGGCACGCTTCTCGCGGAGCGTATAGATGGTTGTTATTTCAATGTCGTCGGGCTTCCGCTCTTTCGTGTCAGCCGGATGTTCGCTGAGATGGGGATAGGACTTTCGGAGCAATGGAGGATCTATAATGATGAATAG
- a CDS encoding DUF5693 family protein: MMNRINKRTLLYAALLLAMLLALIGLTSRLRAENSNKTVAFITEYKDITSLAYQYSESPLSVWRKINALGVMGVAVSEYTGDELAIHNPLPLRFGSAASMLSVKDAEREPNRAVLRYPAKLSYADILYKYIKTKLPAAELVTGGEYNYIMLPGTVEEFKFSTFVPDISALEFASKHNIPVLFRPGPCTPASGKNVAEAFLFLTDRFPQIRNIIPAGLIVSGYPEIGPLAKVMKDKGITLSQVEFVKQIGVPQLAAKIGHLVIPMHSLTRDEIISRNINRGSIADRFIRAVHERSIRFIMVHPYDLQMGGRLEIFTADLASYKEALEARGYHLGWPEPLPGWPAPLAGAAACGLVVLFTLWFYISRLTGTENGDVKPMQALVLFAAALLLGGAMWKISFAAKLLGGFCGALAATEGAMTALESSERRLRGAVIGLLIVVAGGLSIASFYGTSAAALRLTPFSGVKLTLLLPPLLLLFHDLTRRVHPETIGEIVVRPAIWGELVLIGVMLLVMLVMALRSDNVSNVPALEVAFRDFMERVMVVRPRTKEFLIGYPALVLYWYLVRNKYIPHYREVVRIAAVLAFCSAVNTFCHFHTLLYLSVIRVLNGWWLGLLLGTVGVAVLHFVLIPLWRRVSKSL, translated from the coding sequence ATGATGAATAGAATAAACAAACGTACACTGCTGTACGCCGCCCTGCTGCTGGCGATGCTGCTGGCGCTGATCGGACTCACATCGCGCCTGCGCGCGGAAAACTCAAATAAGACAGTCGCCTTTATTACGGAATATAAGGATATTACCTCGCTTGCCTATCAGTATTCGGAATCGCCTCTCTCGGTGTGGCGGAAAATAAACGCGCTCGGCGTCATGGGGGTGGCGGTCTCCGAATATACCGGAGACGAACTTGCGATCCATAATCCGCTGCCGCTGCGTTTCGGCTCCGCGGCTTCGATGCTCAGCGTTAAAGACGCTGAACGGGAGCCTAACAGGGCGGTTTTACGTTACCCGGCAAAACTATCTTACGCTGATATACTCTATAAATACATCAAGACAAAACTTCCAGCCGCTGAGCTGGTGACCGGTGGTGAATACAACTACATCATGCTTCCCGGTACAGTGGAAGAGTTCAAGTTCTCTACCTTTGTCCCCGACATTTCCGCTCTTGAATTTGCCTCGAAACACAATATACCCGTGCTCTTCCGTCCCGGACCCTGCACTCCTGCCTCTGGGAAAAATGTCGCCGAAGCCTTCCTATTTCTTACGGACAGGTTCCCTCAAATCAGGAACATAATTCCCGCCGGCCTGATCGTCTCCGGCTATCCCGAGATCGGACCCCTTGCCAAGGTGATGAAGGACAAGGGAATCACTCTTTCACAGGTGGAATTTGTAAAGCAGATAGGCGTGCCGCAGCTGGCCGCGAAGATCGGTCATCTTGTCATTCCGATGCACAGCCTTACGCGCGACGAAATAATCTCACGCAACATAAACCGCGGTTCGATAGCCGACCGTTTTATCAGGGCGGTACACGAGCGCTCGATACGTTTCATTATGGTCCATCCCTACGACCTGCAGATGGGCGGACGTCTGGAAATATTCACAGCGGATCTTGCCTCTTATAAAGAGGCGCTAGAGGCGCGTGGCTATCATCTGGGCTGGCCTGAACCGCTGCCCGGCTGGCCCGCGCCGCTGGCCGGAGCGGCCGCCTGCGGGCTGGTGGTCCTCTTTACCCTCTGGTTCTATATTTCACGGCTCACAGGCACTGAAAACGGAGATGTCAAACCGATGCAGGCTCTTGTCCTCTTTGCCGCGGCCCTCCTGCTTGGCGGGGCTATGTGGAAGATATCTTTTGCCGCGAAACTGCTAGGTGGGTTCTGCGGCGCCCTGGCTGCCACAGAAGGGGCGATGACGGCGCTTGAGAGCTCGGAGCGGCGTCTCAGAGGCGCGGTCATCGGCCTGCTTATCGTCGTTGCCGGAGGCCTTTCCATCGCCTCCTTTTACGGGACCTCCGCAGCGGCGCTGCGGCTGACGCCATTCTCCGGCGTCAAGCTTACGCTGCTTCTGCCGCCGCTGCTGCTGCTCTTCCATGACCTTACGCGGCGCGTCCATCCGGAGACGATCGGCGAGATCGTCGTGCGTCCCGCGATATGGGGCGAGCTGGTGCTGATCGGCGTGATGCTGCTGGTGATGCTCGTGATGGCGCTGCGCAGCGACAACGTTTCGAATGTTCCCGCGCTGGAGGTGGCCTTCCGTGACTTCATGGAGCGCGTGATGGTAGTGCGTCCGCGAACGAAGGAGTTTCTTATCGGTTATCCGGCGCTTGTTTTGTACTGGTATCTGGTACGCAATAAGTATATTCCGCACTACCGCGAGGTGGTGCGTATCGCCGCGGTGTTGGCTTTCTGCTCGGCAGTGAACACCTTTTGCCACTTCCACACGCTTCTTTACCTCAGTGTGATCCGCGTGCTCAACGGCTGGTGGCTCGGCCTGCTGCTGGGAACGGTCGGCGTGGCGGTTCTGCACTTTGTCCTTATTCCGCTTTGGCGGAGAGTTTCCAAAAGCCTTTAG
- the csaB gene encoding polysaccharide pyruvyl transferase CsaB, whose protein sequence is MGKKFDVLLLGYYGFGNLGDELLAEAAVSLLREAGVERSRIAILSSTPDDSEERFGVASFNRWRLGDVARACSDSRTLLLGGGGLFQDSTSLRSCLYYCAVMLIAKMKGLRIWAVGQSVGPLRSKAARGVTRLALSLCSYISVRDESSLKMAGDLGLSAELTPDLVMSLVPEKNAVKEPLILFNARPGYGDLARMTAERCREAADAAGCEVRGVALAAEDAAEIERLHSLQYVKIRDIITVKNLEEFSAAVQGASGAVGMRLHFLVLCLLAGIPLAGCAYDPKVLGFCMRYNVEVVGEGPVGLGKLNDNTVQSKAAAAVREKFTAGLRGVLGDRNG, encoded by the coding sequence TTGGGGAAAAAATTCGACGTACTCCTTCTCGGATACTACGGCTTCGGCAACCTCGGTGATGAGCTGCTTGCCGAGGCCGCCGTCTCTCTTTTGCGTGAAGCCGGAGTTGAACGAAGCCGGATCGCCATCCTGTCGTCTACGCCGGATGACAGTGAAGAACGTTTTGGCGTCGCTTCCTTCAACCGCTGGCGGCTCGGCGACGTGGCGAGAGCCTGTTCGGATAGCCGCACGCTGCTTCTTGGCGGCGGCGGTCTTTTTCAAGACAGTACGAGTCTGCGCTCATGCCTCTATTACTGCGCGGTGATGCTGATCGCGAAGATGAAGGGGCTGCGGATATGGGCAGTGGGGCAGTCTGTGGGCCCGCTGCGCTCAAAGGCGGCGCGGGGAGTCACTCGTCTGGCTCTTTCGTTATGCTCGTATATAAGCGTGCGTGACGAAAGTTCGCTGAAAATGGCCGGAGATCTTGGCTTGAGCGCTGAGCTCACTCCCGACCTTGTTATGTCGCTCGTACCTGAAAAAAACGCGGTAAAAGAGCCTCTGATCCTCTTTAACGCGCGCCCCGGATACGGGGATCTTGCGCGGATGACGGCCGAGAGGTGCCGTGAAGCCGCCGATGCAGCTGGCTGTGAAGTGCGCGGCGTCGCCCTTGCCGCCGAGGATGCCGCTGAGATCGAGAGACTGCACTCTCTGCAATATGTAAAAATCCGCGATATAATAACTGTGAAAAACTTAGAGGAGTTTTCAGCGGCCGTTCAAGGCGCGTCGGGAGCGGTCGGTATGAGGCTTCACTTTTTAGTGCTCTGTCTGCTGGCCGGAATTCCGCTTGCCGGATGCGCCTATGATCCGAAGGTTTTGGGCTTCTGTATGCGCTATAATGTCGAGGTAGTGGGCGAGGGTCCGGTAGGGCTCGGTAAACTGAACGATAATACTGTGCAAAGCAAAGCCGCGGCGGCGGTGCGTGAAAAATTTACTGCGGGGCTGCGCGGCGTGTTAGGTGATAGAAATGGATAA
- a CDS encoding transketolase C-terminal domain-containing protein, whose amino-acid sequence MSINEKISTFAAFCELITEYALNDEDFLLLTTEEVTETELFDRLPPEKYIRTESSVAGALMRAAGSAIAGKKTWLLGRVAELTGCGYAQIREAIALPKLPVRIAALNGGLSCAHEGAAVQLLEDLALMRTIPNMNVFIPSDMAALRGILERSENTSAPLYMRLGCTPVPALDDSYGESFRFGGARILRSGTGVTICACGIMVSQALLAAEQLERQNISAEVIDCYSLKPFPESVLLSSVRRTGCCVVAEEHGNIGGLFGAAAECLGRTYPVPLRCVAVEDQFVNSGTPEELREYYGLTWKEIVDASAQAWALRRR is encoded by the coding sequence ATGAGCATTAACGAAAAGATATCGACATTTGCCGCCTTTTGTGAGCTGATCACGGAATACGCGCTGAACGATGAAGACTTCCTTCTGCTTACGACCGAAGAGGTAACGGAGACGGAGCTTTTTGACAGGCTGCCTCCTGAAAAGTATATTCGTACGGAATCATCGGTGGCGGGTGCGCTTATGCGTGCCGCCGGCAGCGCGATCGCCGGTAAAAAAACCTGGCTGCTGGGACGCGTCGCCGAACTCACGGGGTGCGGCTACGCGCAGATACGCGAGGCAATCGCGCTGCCCAAGCTTCCGGTGCGTATCGCGGCGCTGAACGGCGGGCTCTCCTGCGCCCACGAGGGGGCCGCCGTTCAGCTTTTGGAAGATCTTGCCCTTATGCGTACCATTCCCAATATGAACGTCTTTATTCCCTCTGACATGGCTGCCCTCAGAGGTATCCTCGAGAGGAGTGAAAATACCTCCGCGCCGCTCTACATGCGGCTTGGCTGTACGCCGGTACCGGCGCTGGACGATTCCTACGGCGAATCGTTCCGCTTTGGCGGCGCGCGGATACTTCGCAGCGGAACTGGCGTAACGATATGTGCCTGTGGTATCATGGTTAGTCAGGCCTTGCTTGCCGCGGAGCAGCTTGAACGGCAGAACATCAGCGCCGAGGTCATAGACTGCTACAGTCTGAAGCCTTTTCCCGAAAGCGTTCTGCTTTCATCCGTCCGCCGGACCGGATGCTGCGTCGTCGCGGAGGAGCACGGCAACATCGGCGGCCTATTCGGCGCGGCCGCTGAGTGTCTGGGCCGGACATATCCGGTGCCGCTGCGCTGTGTGGCGGTAGAGGATCAATTTGTAAACAGCGGTACTCCCGAAGAGCTTCGCGAGTACTACGGACTGACCTGGAAAGAGATCGTTGACGCGTCCGCCCAAGCGTGGGCGCTGCGCAGGAGGTAA
- a CDS encoding ATP-binding cassette domain-containing protein codes for MDIKFSGVTKIFEPDIVALEDVYLSIDRGEFVYLVGETGSGKTTLMRCIFREVIPSRGHISVGGRALRKMGRFELALFRRDIGVIFQDFSLLPNITAFENVAFVLEVMGVPSREIEERVADVLKTVGIWRRRNLYPPQLSGGEQQRLTIARAIVNGPSLILADEPTGNLDSHTADEIMQLMLDINAAGTTVIMATHNQAIVDTYRHRVVEIRRGRIVRDDKEGGYEADVTY; via the coding sequence ATGGATATAAAGTTTTCCGGCGTCACAAAGATATTTGAGCCGGATATCGTTGCTTTGGAAGATGTTTATCTTAGTATAGACCGCGGAGAATTCGTCTATCTGGTGGGGGAGACGGGCTCCGGCAAGACGACCCTTATGCGCTGTATATTCCGCGAAGTCATTCCCTCCAGGGGGCACATCAGCGTAGGCGGACGCGCGCTGCGGAAGATGGGCCGTTTTGAGCTGGCCCTGTTCCGCCGCGACATCGGCGTCATCTTTCAGGATTTCAGCCTGCTGCCAAATATCACCGCCTTTGAGAACGTCGCCTTTGTGCTCGAGGTGATGGGGGTTCCCTCGCGTGAGATAGAGGAGCGTGTCGCTGACGTACTGAAGACTGTCGGCATCTGGCGGCGCCGGAACCTTTATCCGCCGCAGCTTTCCGGCGGTGAGCAGCAGCGCCTCACCATCGCGCGCGCGATCGTCAACGGACCGTCGCTGATATTGGCCGACGAACCGACGGGAAACCTTGACAGCCATACGGCCGACGAGATCATGCAGCTGATGCTTGACATCAACGCCGCGGGGACCACCGTCATCATGGCGACGCACAACCAGGCGATCGTCGATACCTACAGGCACCGCGTTGTTGAGATAAGACGCGGACGCATCGTCCGCGATGACAAGGAAGGAGGCTACGAGGCTGATGTCACGTATTAA
- a CDS encoding permease-like cell division protein FtsX, which translates to MSRIKYILRDGWRLVWRHFGMSLLTVFTAMSVFFVIGATMLFILNIRNVIGTMENQLSIQAYMKPDTDLEAAAKRIKAMRNVKSVKVITKETALERLRARLGNQANAVTLLGSNPLPASIEVRVSRAAEVSDTARMLMAIPDVDDIVYAGHVAEKLTRLSTFVERFSLVMLIVALAASGVVLFNTIRIAVYSRAEEIDVMMKVGATSTYVAFPFVIQGFILGLTGALVASAALGYSYFSAVARLKDMLPFLSFIESPRLLAKLSLVLICCGTVVSLFASLIAVEKFIRKAAKPL; encoded by the coding sequence ATGTCACGTATTAAATATATTCTGAGAGACGGATGGCGTCTGGTATGGCGTCATTTCGGCATGAGCCTTCTGACGGTCTTTACCGCCATGTCCGTCTTTTTCGTGATCGGGGCGACGATGCTCTTTATCCTCAACATAAGAAATGTCATCGGCACGATGGAAAACCAGCTCTCAATACAGGCATATATGAAGCCTGACACCGACCTTGAGGCTGCCGCAAAGAGGATAAAAGCGATGCGCAATGTTAAAAGTGTAAAAGTAATAACTAAAGAAACTGCCCTGGAACGGCTGCGTGCGCGTCTTGGAAATCAGGCCAACGCGGTGACGCTGCTTGGTTCCAACCCTCTTCCAGCGAGTATCGAGGTTCGCGTCAGCCGCGCCGCGGAGGTTTCGGATACCGCCCGCATGCTGATGGCGATCCCCGACGTGGACGATATAGTATACGCGGGGCATGTCGCGGAAAAGCTGACGCGTCTTTCGACCTTTGTCGAGCGTTTCTCTTTAGTGATGCTCATCGTAGCGCTTGCCGCGAGCGGCGTGGTCCTCTTCAACACTATCAGGATAGCGGTATACTCGCGCGCCGAGGAGATAGACGTGATGATGAAGGTTGGCGCGACCTCCACCTACGTCGCCTTTCCCTTTGTCATCCAGGGGTTCATTCTGGGACTGACGGGCGCGCTTGTCGCCTCCGCGGCTCTGGGATATTCCTACTTCAGCGCGGTGGCCCGCCTGAAGGATATGCTGCCGTTCCTCTCATTTATCGAATCGCCTCGGCTTCTCGCTAAGCTGAGCCTTGTGCTCATCTGCTGCGGGACGGTGGTGAGCCTCTTCGCGAGCCTTATCGCCGTGGAGAAATTTATCAGGAAGGCGGCTAAGCCGCTTTAA